In the genome of Salvia splendens isolate huo1 unplaced genomic scaffold, SspV2 ctg1116, whole genome shotgun sequence, the window CATATTCAGTTCAGAACTATTCTGATTATGGTACATTTTGATTGTACTACTGTTTAATTTTATGGTGGTGTTCTATGTAATTATTAGGTATGAGCTGGGAAGACAGCCAGCAAACACGAAGTTGTCCAGTAACAAGACAGTTCGCAGGGTCAGGGTTCGTGGAGGCAATGTGAAGTGGCGTGCGTTGAGACTTGACACTGGAAATTACTCCTGGGGGAGTGAGGCTGTGACCAGAAAGACTCGTATTCTTGATGTCGTGTACAATGCATCCAACAATGAGCTGGTCAGGACCCAGACTTTGGTGAAGGGTGCTATTGTTCAAGTGGATGCTGCACCATTCAAGCAGTGGTACCTTCAACATTATGGAGTTGAAATTGGTCGTAAGAAGAAGACTGCTGCAAAGAAGGAAGGAGAGGTAGACATCTTTTTTCTTTGTTCACGTATTTCAGTTTCAAGTTATTTTTATTCTATTGCTTTATTCAGTCTATATTGTGCTGCATACTGCTGATACATCAGTGTGCTGGGTCTTTGGCTACATGTGAAGAAAAGAATAGTGGGATATACTGTTAATTAGGAATTGCATTGTTACTATATTGCATTGCATTGTTAATTAGGAATTGCATTGTTACTGTGGTTCTGGATTTTTATGAGCTAGTTATGATTTCTCTGATATTTAGTGACCTCTGTTTGTACCCATTTAGTCGGATGTAATTTTCTTCATGATCTAGAAGTTGCTATGCCCGTGTAAGATAGACAGTTTATCCTTTCACTTTCTTAATTATCATCTTAATATTTCTCCAGATTGTGctaactatatatatattttctatcGTTTCACTGGACTAAAGGAAACTGAGACAACTGTGACTGAGGAGGCAAAGAAGAGTAACCATGTCCAGAGGAAACTAGAAAAACGTCAGCAGGACCGTAAGATTGACCAACATATCGAGGAACAATTTGGTGGTGGTCGCCTGTTAGCTGCAATTGCCTCTCGCCCAGGACAGTGTGGGCGATGTGATGGGTATGTATTCTGCAATGCGTTTCCCATATTAACATATGAAGCACCGCAATGCCCCCTAGTGTCACATACTTTTTATGGGGTGAGACCCGGGGATAAAGTAAAAATACGTTGCAGTTTTTCACTGTGTTGTCAATCTCATAACTCTATAATGTAAATTCTAACAGCCTCATGCTTATAATCATGTTTATTTGTTTCTGGATTGGCAAGTTTCTTTAGGCCAATGAAAATGCTCGATTTGTTTTGTGTAGTAGAAAGTTATCTTTCCTTCCTTTGACTAATTCCGTGATGAGACAATGTTGGTTTGGTGCTTCAGCGTATTGCATCTTATTTGTTGTGTGAGTTAACAAATTATAATCTTACAGTAGTCAGCTTTTTGGATTGCTTCTATGAGTTATTCTGTCTAATGTGATTGATTTTCATGTCATTGGAGTGCTACATTTTATTCTGCAACTGACACATGCACCTGCTATATATGAATTGTTTGCTTTAACTTCATCTGTTGAATGTTTGTTGTTTCAGTTATATCTTGGAGGGCAAGGAGCTGGAGTTTTACATGAAGAAACttcagaagaagaagggaaAAGGTGCAAGCACCGCTTGAGTTTTGTAATGATAAACTAAAATTTTTCAGTCCAAAAACTTATCCTGAGATTTTGCATGTTCTGAACAAATTTGTCAAGACATTGTTTCTGCATCACAGTAATAACTTAGTAGGACGGAGCGTGGTtttttgttatctttttatttttgatattttggcCGTGAATCATGTTCTTTGCCTTAATACTTTGATTCATCATCTTTTTTTGGAATCAATCAACTTACACCTTTAGTGCATGTAAGGCGGCTGTGTAGCCTTCTAAAGGAGTTGTACTATTgtgtagtagtactacttatcATGGGAATTTACAGCTGCAACGTTAAGTGTGATCAAGTATAGGGGCATAGTTGGGACATGAAAATTTGTGACATGGCTTCTGAATTGCTCTCTTCATTATCACATCCATGAATTATTTTACACAAGCTCAAGCAAAGTTTAATTGCTGGTATATTCAACCCATACTTTGGAATTACTTTCAACCCAGAAACACACATTAAAGAGTAAAAGGTGAGAACAATCAACGAGACAGTATTGAGATTGACAAACCAGCCTGATTCAGTAAATTTATACTGGTATGTCACAGTAGTGTAGGTGGCAGCAATCAGTCCAGAGTTCCAATTCTAACAATAGGAAGAAGATTTGAAGAGCTAAAAGATAATAGGTATTCACCGCGAGTTGGCCAAGCATTCATCAGTTTGAATCCCGGGTATATGCCATTTCCTGCTGGCAACAAAGAGAGAATCATCATTTGTGATTCCTCAGAAACAAAACTGGACGATCATTGCCAAATGTCAACTAAATATATCCAAAGAAACCTCTTAGCCTGAAATCAATGGTTAGGAGCCTCCTAGGCATGCACTAACCGAaccaaaccgccggttcatgaaccggaaccggcaggCGGTTCAACGGGTCatgcgggccggttcaggttagAGAAATCAAGGAACCGTgaccggcggttcgccggttgCAACGGTGAGATTCCAGCTAGAATCATAGGTTTTCAGGCTTTTCAGGCGGTTTGCGTCAGAAAgcgccggtttgaaccgtcgGTTTCCGACGGTTCAGGTGCTTTTCAGGCTTTTTCAGGATGGCAGCCATAGGTGTGCATTGTTTAGGCCTGAAAACCGGctagaaaccgccggttcaggcggtaaaccgaccgatttgaattttatttaattttttatttatttcttccaatttttctCCTATAATACCACACTTCcatatcatttttactcaccccattcttgtgttaacaaggatttcacttttcaatctcaatttctctattctctttCCCCATTCTCTCTGATTGCTCAAGTTGCTTACTATTGTTGTGTATTgtgtaggggtggcaaatcgtgcgtgtcgagtcgttatcgtgtcgacacgataacgacacgaacacgataacaacaaacacgaacacgacctgttaagaaaaccccaaacacgaacacgaacacgatccgctaccctcagacacgaacacgacaagAACACGACAcaaacccattaacgacacgaaccacttccggtcaacacgacacgataacaacacgtattggaaaatgattaaatatttaaatgatttaaatgaGATATGACCATATGAGACTATGAGAGTCAATTTAATAtctattgaaaaatgaaaatattaagaattaataatattaaaatattatttgttaacggataacacgaacccgacacgaacacgacacgaacacgtattgttaacggataacacgaacacgacacgaaattttcgtgtccttaatggGTCGACctgataaggacacgaacccaataagctctgacccaaacccattaattttgtgccggttcgtgtcttgttatcgtgtcgtgtcaaaaattgccagcacTAGTATTGTGATTGTGCTCTCTTTCACTACTTAAGTTGTTATTTGCTTACATCCATACACTACTCCATAATCCATATTCTATATTACTTTCACTTTGCAATATGTTTTCTtctcgtggtggtgatcgggcaAGGGAATTTCCCAAGACTAAACTACTCGTTCTCAAAGATCccgcgacctagtcgtcgagaagtttTGGATGAGGTTTCCCGATGGGAGGCTGAACGTTTGCAAgtaagttatttttttatttttagcattcacaatttcataatattaagttttttttaatttttttgtttatgtttcTAATTCATAccttataatatttatagaccgaagaagatcataggactgCCATGTTACTCACTCAAATGCATCAAGACGTGGGGGGCAGTCACCAACAAGATGAtgatgacgagtacgacgtgtctatatcgtcggactcggacaacaacaaTGATGATGTATCTcgttctcgtattccgtctagcaccggcggaaatgaggacatgcctcTTCCTCCCTTTCCACCCACTAAAAAACATTGAAATGTGATATTTTTGTGAAACATTACAGAAAGATCCCGGTGGTAATTCCTAATCCTAATGATCCTCTCTCTCAAGAAGtgacatcggcgtttcatgcataCTGTAACTATTGTAcaaaagtctacaaatttgggagtggtgggggatatggaaccctccgtcgtcatttgaCGACAAAGCATCTGGTAGGATGTGGCACTACcgctacccaaacccaactaaacttccagcccggtggctcaggttcgtctCAATTAGGtgcgcctctttttaaatatgatcctaaaAATGTTAACGATActatgactagatgggctgcaatgaagcattttccttttaatgtttatgataaCAAAGGATATGAGGTTACTATACAAAGTGCTTTTAACGTAGCGGTAAAAAAATAagtcgaatgaccgttcaacgatctaccgttcgacaatgtttggagaaaaaagttgagTTAGCACGTTATCTACTTAACTTGagacacaaagtgaacatttgctcagatgtatggactgattgttttaacagacattcatacatgggcattacgatTCATTTTATGCACAATAGTTGgtctttgaacaagcgtttgatTGATTTTAGAGAATTTCCCACACAACAAACTGCACATGAAAttgctttttttaattattcaagttttgaatgaatttcaatcatgcaacaaaatattttctgttgctttgataatgcaactgctaacactgcaagtattagtgacttgattgcggcttgtggtCCGGTTATTAacggtaagtattttcatcaaagatgcatagttatattttgaatttatgtgtacaagatgcgcttgattTATGGCAAAaacatgttagtcctattagaacttcAGTTAGAATGATCCATCAAAAGCCGCcattggcaaagcttggaagaagtattgccatcaaaagaaggtaagatatacaaattttatcatggatgtgtctcatagatggaattcgacatatgattgtctgaattctactttgggGCATAAAGATAAGTTGTGTGATTTTTTTCGAACTTATCTCGTTCGTGATTTATATCtatcgcatagttgttgggaacaaaacatgagtttatttaaatcgTTCAAATGTTTCAAAAATGCGAATGTTGAATTATcaggtgtttattattgcactgctattcgtgttttagagcatttcAGGTATATATCACTTGCTTTTAAAACATCGATGAAAAATGCGACTTCGAatcctgaattgatgtgtgttttatattatatgattgacaaatggcttaagtattttaGTGtgattccaacggtgtttttgattgcaaaggtcttggatccgaaatggaAATTAGTCGGTACAACCAGGATTTTAGacttttattataacaatttgagttatattgatcttggtccacttcaaGCATTGCAATCGGATACCAATGACGaagcatttcaaataaacctctcgaaccaaacaattgtccaacaaaccttcgagtataacttgcgtgctctctacaccgaatatgaatccaagtataacagtacccaccaagtcagaagaccccctcctcaacaacatagtTTCACATTTCAAAATGTTTATGATGatcccgacgcgcaatcccaattagccgacctatatgCCTACAGCACCGGCGGGAGGCCGGCCTCAAGTATGATGAGTGAGTTGGATTTATATTACGATTAACTCTTTTCCTTtagtgatgaaggtcctactcccgcccaaatcgacgtcctcgattggtggggaacacacgagaaagatttccccatacttgcgtcaatggccaaggagattttttcggtTCTGGCTTCCATTGTCGCCATCGAGTCCGCTTTCAGTTTTGGatcacgtgtgttggatgaatcaagaagtaaccTCTCCGCggaaaatatggaagccgtgatgttacttgatgattgggccaaaacTGACATCAGAGATCAAGAACCTGATTGGGATAATCGTCAAGAGGcatcacaagaagaattcaccggggatgaagcgtaggccaaccgtcaaccgccggccaagccaaataggtaagtaaggtaagagaactacgtgagcTTTGATTCCccaatgcaaatgagcattgaggatacgtaggcacctcaacttaaatttaagttgagctcaagtcatttttcctttatttctttttttttcatttgtttatactttaaaaatatgcaaatacaattaaataattatatttgtatatactctattTGGTGAAGGAGATTTCTCTATACTACTAAATCTAGGAAACTTTcaacaattctactataattgttgattgttagactaaactcaacattgaaggttgaattgctaaatgtGTCCTCAattcttttttgtaatttgtagactagtagtctcgttgtattttatttttttgtttaagaaTTCAAGACTTCAaggtttttgtgatttgtaatttttgtaACTTGTAGtctctcaataaaattgcaattttcatcgtgatttttttaaattttatttacgcacatttcacatataaataaagaaaaaaatgcaaaaaaataaaaataaattaaaattacgaaccggaaccggcggttttctgaACCGGAACTGGAACCGCCGGAAACCTTGGCGGGCCGGTCCAGGTTCATGCaaatcttgaaccgtgaaccgccggttccggttcggaaccggcggtttttgaaccgtgtgcatgcctagacTTAGGAGCACTGGTGCATTAGCAGTAGAGTAAAAAACTCTTACACTTCTTCTTCAATAAAATCAGAGAAACACTTGCCTTTCAGCATCCAAGGCCACTCAAAATGTTGCTCAGTTTGTTAATTACTCGTGGAGTTCGTGCATATGTTCCGGATAGAAAAATGGCATGGTACCCCAAACCTTTCCACTGTGCTATCAGCTGAAAATGCCCCCCTCCCCTGTAATCATTGTTACTTATCTCTAGGATCACTGTATTTGGGGTAGCATATACTATATGAGTGAGACCAGCTCCATGAGCACCAACAATAACCGAAGCATCTTGGATGGCTCGAACCTGCTCTTTCATGGGCATGTGCGCAAACAGTCCATTCACAACATTTAATCTACACTTGGAATGATTTGATGCCCAGATATTTATGGAATCAAACACTTCTTGTTCATTGCTGAGCCTTGATTCTACCTTGCCAGCATGACGAGGATGGGCCATATAATCTTCACGTCGCACAAAGAGGATATTGTGGCCAGAGTTTGGCTTAGGGATATGGTGTCTATCCACTGGAAAACCAAGAGCAGCTATTATCATCTCACCAAACTCTGACAACCGAGCAGTCTTGTTATCATTAGGAATTTTCAACAGATCATGTGCAGAAGCTCCATAACAGTCTATAGTCTGTGTGATTCCCTTAAAAAGAGCAGTTTCATACCCTAATGGGGCAAGAATGGCATGTCGAAAACAAACTGGACCAGTGAAATTCTTGGCATATGTAAGGCTTGAAAATAATGCCGCCCATGTTTCTTGTAAGGGAGCCTGATAATGTCATAAAATGGTAACTACTTACCGAAAAAGAACATGAAAAAGAACTAACATAAAGGTAGAAGAACCCATATAAGAGCCATATTAATCGGTTACTCAGAGTTGATAGACTAATAATAAAGAACCTAAACCACCCAAATCACATTTTTTGTATCACACACATGATCCACGATAATGAAATTGTTGTATGAACACATGATATACATGACCTACTTTTAACCACAATGACACCATGGAAGTGCTTCCCTGTGCTACTGATCCTCTGTGATTTTTCTTGTCATTTTTACTTCATTAGCAAGTTCAACACGTGCAATGATCAAACCATTCTACACTACATTCGACCCAACTTGCTCCCCCAACTTCCATGATCAAAAGACCATCCATTCAAGAGGCATAGGTGATCACCGGACCTTAATTATCTTTGAACTACTACAGCTCATACTTCACATGATTGGTTTTCACTAGTTCTTTAGCATGTCTTTTGTATAACGGTAGACAGGATTGTTTTTCCTTGTCTTTTGTATAACGGTAGACAGGATTGTTTTTCCTTACATTAATAAGATCATCAAGTATCATAAGTGATATGCCAGATTAACTAGATTACTAGAATTTAGGATTCACAATGTAAATTTCCAACATACAAATTACAGAGAAATCGACCTGGTTATGACTCAGAGTGCAGCCATTTGGTAATGTTCTACGAGTGGGTAAAAAGCTAAATCAACTCAAGGCAGCATACCTCACAGTGACCATCTACAAAACACAAATGGGGTCGATTAGGCAAGCCAGTGACCCTGGAGGCTACATAAGCACTGTACCACTCAGTAACTGTGTGAAACAAGTTTGCATATTCAAATCGAGTAACTAAAATTGCTGGCTCTTCAATCCACTgcaaaaataagaagaaaacaTCATACAAATGTTTAAATTTCCATGAATACACTTCAGacaaaaagaaaatactatAGAAACCACATCATGCAGTTACAACTGGAAGCAGTATAACCAGCAACTTCAATTTTAGCTAAACACCAACACTGTTATATATACAGAGATCAACCAGAAATTCACTTCATACATACTTACGTAGCAATGAATATTTACTATTCTATGTAGTTGTAACATTTGCAGGAAGGATATCTATGTCAGCAATAGGGAATCCTTCAGTTATTCAACACCCAAGTGTTCTCAATTGACAATAGTCAATATTGTAATGGAATCTCATTGCCAATCAATCATAATTAAGAAACTAAACAATCCAAAATCTCAcatgtaaataaataagattGAGAAATCAAAAAATGAAGAGTTTCTACAGTTCCAAGACCAACCTTAGAGCAAACAAATTCATCGGCATCGACAAGCGGGTCGAACGGATCAACTCACGCACAGTATGTCTAAGAATTTCACCTTTCTCAAAGAATTTATCCAAAAACTCCTCATCCACCATCTGTTTCCCAATTTTGGATCTGTCCGCCACCTCAATCTGAAACGCCCCATCTTGAAAATTAGGCAACTCCTCGCTTTCGTTTCTCCCAATCACGCTCTCCAATTTCTCACCCCCATGAGACATGTCGATTTTGTCAGGGATCATCCGAATTCTCCCCCCTTCGCATACGGAGGTCTTCAAGGCGTCGCTGTAGTAACATCGGAACCACCCTCCTCCGCCGAGAAGGACTTGTTCTCCTTCCTTAGTGAATCCGTTTCCGAAAAAGGCTTCGCAAGAGTTGAATTTGGTGTGGGGATTGTGGGACCAGGGGAGGTAGGAGGGTAAAATCGGCCAGGGTTTTAAGGAGAGGGAGAGGTGGGACTGCGAATAGGGCAAAGCGGTGGGGGTGTTGAAGGGTGAGCGGTGGTCGGGGTGGAAGGAGAAGAAGAGGTAGAGAGAGATGGAGTTGAATGCGAAAAGAGCCACCACTATTTTCTTCACTCTTGCTCTGCATGTTTTCATCCTCGCCTCCTCCTCTCCTCAGACCGTTAAATTTAACTAACTGAAGGATCTAGCAAATCATAGGTTGACACGTCGGATACACTACCAATCACCTTTTTGCCACGTGAAGCCTCGCTTACTAGTATATATTATGAGTATTACCATAGTGTTCATTAAGTCATCATTTATTAGTGGATTTATAAGATACTATAAATTTCAATGTATTgttttaatagtaaaatttccaaagtaatttttcttttatcacGCAGAAAGGAGCACTAGTttgtacttcctccgttccatagtagtggagacgTTTTTTTCGGAatgcaatttaaaaaaagttgagagataaagagaaataagGTAAGAAAATGTAAGtgagaaaaatgtgttgacttttactaaaatgtGAGATGACTTCATTATTATGAAACGTATCAAAACAcaaaatgattttattattatgaaacggaggaagtagtaaATTATACTGGTAGTATTTGTTCATGTCGTGATTTGCACTAGTGGGCTAATAAAAAGCGGTGTAGCCCGATAGAGCAAAGAACAGCGACTCtggtataaatatttttattttgaaaaaataatatctcgataaaaaaaatgaaaatacctACAAGAAGGCAATCCCTCAAGCTCAAAATATTTGTAAGTCATAAAAACAACCAAGAATATATAAACATCACAAAATGGCGGGCAACATAAATAGCTATCAACATCAGCATAACACAAGAGCTGCAAGACAAACAGAAATGCCACTGAGGATGGCGCTTCCCACCAGCATAGGCTGCCCGTGTGAAACAGGGCCCGGTGCGGTCGTGCCACTGTCATTAGTCGGTGCCCTGACTGGGGGCAGAGGAGGCTCGATCACACTCTCATCCGTAAGAGTGGGATTCGGAGCCTCTGCTGGAGGCAGACTTTGCTTGTCCATAATTGTAAGAAGGCCGCCAGGCGGGGCTGTTAACATGTATGGCGGGACATCTTCATACCCTAAACACCGATTTCCTGTATGCCAATAAGAAAAGATGGGACAGTTAGATGAGTAAGCAAGTACAACGGAAACCTCTACACGTTTAGAAACAGACTCACTTTTGTATTTTGCAGCAGTTGCAGGGAAGTCGGTTATGACACCGTTGATAAAATAGCCATTGACGTGAGAGTTAATCTCCGTATATGGATCAGAGAAGAAATCCAAGGCTGAGACACGTACTCATTTTGGAAAAGATGCACATAAACTGAAAGATTGAAGGATTGAAGTTTTTGAACTATGGTTGTGGGATGGGTGGTGAAGAGCTTGTCAGTGGGATACACAGATTCTTTAGAGAGGACCACAGAGCTAGCGAATTTCTTTATCTCTGAAATGGTCGAGTTCAATATATCACCGACATCCTCGTCAACCAGGTAAACAAGCTCATAGTTACTGCTGCTCTTAAACTTTGACAGTACGGCACTGTCACTGGATCTTATCATAACCTTCTTATTGATCCCGGCTTTGCTTAGCGTATCCAAAACCACGTCGGTCACACCTAAACCTTGGTTTGCAGCCAGATACGCAGCGTTCTGCATGACAACAAATACGATACCATGTTCATCATACACCTTTAACGAAAACAACCACTTTCTGGAACATAATAGAGTAGTTTATGAAGTCTTTGCTAGTTGCTACTAAACAAATATGTGGAATGATAATTTCCAAAAACATTTGGTGATCAAgatcaatcaaatcagaagcATGCTGCATGAAATTTATGTGTGCGTGATGTTAATTTAAGCATATACACATGTAtgaatgtaaatatatttggaATAGTGAGAAATGAAGACTATGATTTTAACTCACCTCAATGCTGATTATGACACCACTGACTGCAGATGTATTTGCTACCGTCAAAAAGTCAGATAACTGCATGAAGTTCCCAGcatttttgaattttggatTCCGGAACAACTGATATTTCGTATATGGGTTGTAAATAGCAGCTGtattcaaacaaaaataacatgCTTATTAGTAAATACAGATAGTCTTCAACAGTCAAATAAGCAATATGCAAGAACATTATGGATGCTAAATGAAGACTGTACAGCAAAATAATCAAGTTCAAAGCTGAATGACCTGATATTGATATCTTCACTCTTTAGGGGAAAATTTTGGTTTCACAAAAATGATGGGTATTGATTATGTAAAAGGGGATGATGGATTTTCGTGTCCTTTTTCATAGTCTTGGCTATATTATTAGGTGTGGAGTAAGAATAAATTTTAGTATAACACTTACGTTGTAAGGTCTTAATTTCGCTCCATGTGAGATTATAGGCGAAAATTCCTTTTTCTATGCCAAGTTCTGGATTATCTGTTGCCCTGTTGATGAAGTTGGATTGAGAAACAGTTGTTCTATCCCTGAGGTTAATGGATCCCAAGCAAAAAGGTATTCCGTCATTGGTTATTTGAACAGGGCAATCAAGTATATCTGCACCATCTGATACAGCCTTTTCATATGCCTTA includes:
- the LOC121788670 gene encoding 40S ribosomal protein S8-like, whose translation is MGISRDSMHKRRATGGKKKAWRKKRKYELGRQPANTKLSSNKTVRRVRVRGGNVKWRALRLDTGNYSWGSEAVTRKTRILDVVYNASNNELVRTQTLVKGAIVQVDAAPFKQWYLQHYGVEIGRKKKTAAKKEGEETETTVTEEAKKSNHVQRKLEKRQQDRKIDQHIEEQFGGGRLLAAIASRPGQCGRCDGYILEGKELEFYMKKLQKKKGKGASTA